The Pedobacter cryoconitis genome includes a window with the following:
- a CDS encoding HD domain-containing protein: MNKKKIINDPVYGFINIPSELIFDLISHPFFQRLRYIKQLGMTHLVYPGALHTRFHHALGAMHLMCLAIDILRSKGHEITKDEEEGATIAILLHDIGHGPFSHALEYSLVKGIQHEDISILMMERLNMEFGGKLNTAIAIFKGEYPKKFLHQLISSQLDLDRMDYLNRDSFFTGVSEGVISFDRIIKMFNIADDQLVIEEKGIYSIEKFLIARRLMYWQVYLHKTVIAGEMLLVKILKRAKELAVKGGDLFATPALQHFLKNEISQKEFFETNVHLLQFARLDDQDIFASVKVWCEHQDRILSSLCNMLVNRNLYKIEITNDAPDPGRVAMISENTAFSLGIDQNEVSYFVFTDVISNRAYNTGGGNSTINILMKNNTTTDIAKASDLSNLESLDRTVRKHILCYPRII, encoded by the coding sequence TTGAATAAAAAGAAAATAATAAATGACCCGGTATATGGATTTATCAATATACCCTCAGAATTGATCTTTGATCTGATCTCACATCCCTTTTTTCAGCGTTTACGCTATATTAAGCAATTGGGGATGACACACCTGGTTTATCCTGGAGCTTTGCATACGCGTTTCCATCACGCGCTTGGTGCAATGCACCTGATGTGCCTGGCTATTGATATCTTACGCAGTAAGGGTCATGAGATTACCAAAGATGAAGAAGAGGGGGCAACGATAGCAATATTGCTCCATGATATCGGTCACGGGCCATTTTCTCATGCCCTGGAATATTCACTGGTCAAAGGGATTCAGCACGAAGATATTTCTATCCTGATGATGGAGCGCCTGAATATGGAGTTTGGCGGAAAACTAAATACTGCCATTGCTATATTTAAGGGAGAGTATCCAAAGAAATTCCTGCATCAGTTGATTTCAAGTCAGCTGGATCTGGACAGAATGGATTATTTAAACAGGGACAGTTTCTTTACAGGTGTAAGTGAAGGTGTAATCAGTTTTGACCGGATTATTAAGATGTTTAACATCGCTGATGATCAGCTGGTCATTGAAGAAAAGGGAATTTACTCTATTGAGAAGTTCCTGATTGCAAGAAGATTAATGTACTGGCAGGTTTATTTGCATAAAACAGTGATTGCGGGAGAGATGCTGCTGGTGAAAATTTTGAAACGTGCCAAAGAGCTTGCTGTAAAAGGCGGAGACTTATTTGCAACCCCGGCATTGCAGCATTTCCTGAAAAATGAAATTTCTCAAAAGGAGTTCTTTGAGACGAATGTGCATTTACTGCAATTCGCCAGACTGGATGATCAGGATATTTTTGCCTCGGTGAAAGTCTGGTGTGAGCATCAGGACAGAATCCTTTCCTCCTTATGTAATATGCTGGTTAACCGTAATCTATATAAGATTGAGATTACCAATGACGCGCCTGATCCGGGCAGAGTGGCGATGATTAGTGAAAATACGGCCTTTAGCCTTGGAATTGATCAGAATGAGGTATCTTACTTTGTTTTTACGGATGTAATCAGCAACAGAGCTTACAATACAGGGGGCGGGAACAGCACAATTAATATATTAATGAAAAATAATACAACAACAGATATTGCAAAAGCATCCGATTTATCTAACCTGGAATCGCTCGACAGGACAGTTAGAAAGCATATACTTTGCTATCCAAGAATTATTTAG
- a CDS encoding bifunctional UDP-3-O-[3-hydroxymyristoyl] N-acetylglucosamine deacetylase/3-hydroxyacyl-ACP dehydratase, which produces MNVKQKTIKSEVSVHGVGLHTGASVTLTFCPAPENHGFKFQRTDLPGQPIIDADCDNVTDTARGTTITQNGASISTVEHVMASLVGMDLDNILMKLDGPETPIMDGSAILFVEALESVGLVQQSIDREYFQIPHNITYTDAERKVEIVAMPLEDYRFTCMIDYNSPVLGSQHAVISTIAEFKSAIASCRTFCFLHELEYQLQNNLIKGGDLNNAIVIVDKEVTRDELDHLAKIFNREKIEVAPQGILNNMELRYQNEPARHKLLDMIGDLALVGMHIKGHIMAARPGHAANIAFAKKIKAAIKKEKNKKVQHVYDPSVKPLYDVMQIMDILPHRQPFLFIDKILELSKTHVVGVKNVTMNEEFFKGHFPGAPVLPGVIQIEAMAQTGGILVLSTVPDPRNYLTYFLKIDKVRFRAQVLPGDTIVFRCDLMEPIRRGIAQMKGVGMVGEKIVVEAEMMAQISKVKDSERVS; this is translated from the coding sequence ATGAACGTTAAACAAAAAACCATAAAAAGCGAAGTTTCTGTACATGGAGTAGGCTTGCATACAGGTGCCAGTGTCACTTTAACTTTTTGTCCGGCTCCGGAAAACCACGGGTTTAAATTTCAAAGGACTGATTTACCAGGTCAACCAATCATCGATGCAGACTGTGACAATGTTACAGATACAGCAAGAGGCACAACGATTACGCAAAACGGAGCTAGTATCAGCACGGTGGAGCATGTAATGGCTTCTTTGGTTGGGATGGATCTTGATAATATATTAATGAAGCTGGATGGCCCTGAAACTCCGATTATGGACGGAAGTGCGATCCTTTTTGTAGAGGCACTGGAAAGTGTTGGCTTAGTACAGCAAAGTATTGACCGTGAGTATTTCCAGATCCCTCATAATATTACTTATACTGACGCTGAACGCAAGGTAGAGATCGTGGCAATGCCGCTTGAAGATTACAGGTTTACTTGTATGATTGATTATAACTCACCTGTTCTGGGTAGTCAGCATGCTGTAATTTCTACGATTGCGGAATTCAAAAGTGCGATTGCATCCTGCCGTACTTTCTGTTTCCTGCATGAACTGGAATATCAATTACAGAACAACCTGATTAAAGGTGGTGATTTAAATAACGCAATTGTTATTGTTGACAAAGAGGTTACGCGTGATGAGTTAGATCACCTGGCTAAAATATTCAACAGAGAAAAGATAGAAGTAGCTCCACAGGGTATTTTGAACAATATGGAGCTGCGTTACCAGAATGAGCCTGCAAGACACAAATTATTAGATATGATTGGTGACCTTGCGCTTGTTGGAATGCACATTAAAGGGCATATCATGGCTGCAAGACCAGGACATGCGGCAAACATTGCGTTTGCGAAAAAGATTAAAGCCGCAATCAAGAAAGAAAAAAACAAGAAAGTTCAGCATGTTTATGATCCGTCTGTAAAGCCACTTTATGATGTGATGCAGATCATGGATATTTTGCCGCACAGACAGCCGTTTTTGTTCATCGATAAAATCCTTGAATTATCAAAAACACACGTTGTTGGGGTGAAAAATGTAACGATGAATGAAGAGTTTTTCAAAGGGCATTTTCCGGGTGCACCAGTTTTACCGGGTGTAATCCAGATAGAGGCGATGGCGCAGACTGGTGGTATTTTAGTATTAAGTACTGTTCCTGATCCAAGAAACTATCTGACTTATTTCCTTAAAATTGATAAAGTGAGATTCAGGGCACAAGTGTTGCCTGGTGATACGATCGTTTTCAGATGTGATTTGATGGAGCCAATCCGCAGAGGCATTGCACAGATGAAAGGCGTGGGCATGGTAGGAGAGAAAATAGTAGTAGAGGCAGAGATGATGGCCCAGATTTCAAAAGTTAAAGATAGCGAACGCGTATCATGA
- the lpxA gene encoding acyl-ACP--UDP-N-acetylglucosamine O-acyltransferase encodes MIQPLAYIHPDAIIADNVVIEPFSVIHKDVVIGEGTWIASNVVIMDGARIGKNCRIFPGSVISGVPQDLKFAGEITTAEIGDNTTIRECVTINRGTKDKWKTVIGSNCLIQAYSHIAHDCEVGNNCIFSNSTTLAGHITIGDYVVLAGLVAIHQFVNVGAHAFITGGSLVRKDVPPYVKAAREPLSYAGINSVGLRRRGFSSEKINEIQEIYRVLFVKHNNVTKALDKIEAEFAPTEIRDEIVDFIRNSNRGVMKGFGSGS; translated from the coding sequence ATGATACAACCATTAGCATATATACATCCTGATGCGATCATAGCAGACAATGTGGTCATAGAGCCTTTTTCTGTTATACATAAAGACGTTGTCATTGGGGAAGGAACATGGATTGCCTCTAATGTGGTAATCATGGATGGCGCAAGGATAGGAAAGAATTGCAGGATTTTTCCTGGTTCTGTAATCTCCGGAGTCCCTCAGGATTTAAAGTTCGCAGGTGAAATTACTACTGCCGAAATCGGGGATAATACCACGATCAGGGAGTGTGTAACGATTAACCGCGGAACAAAAGATAAATGGAAGACTGTAATTGGAAGCAATTGCCTGATTCAGGCTTATTCACATATTGCGCATGATTGCGAAGTGGGTAATAATTGTATTTTCTCTAACAGCACCACACTGGCAGGGCATATCACTATTGGTGATTACGTGGTTCTGGCTGGTTTAGTTGCGATACATCAGTTTGTTAATGTAGGGGCGCATGCGTTCATTACCGGTGGTTCACTGGTAAGAAAAGATGTTCCGCCTTACGTTAAGGCTGCAAGAGAGCCTTTGTCATACGCAGGGATTAATTCTGTTGGATTAAGAAGACGCGGATTTTCTTCAGAGAAAATCAATGAGATACAGGAGATCTACAGGGTACTGTTTGTAAAGCATAACAATGTGACCAAAGCCCTTGATAAGATAGAGGCTGAATTTGCACCGACGGAAATTCGTGATGAAATCGTTGATTTTATCAGAAATTCAAACAGAGGTGTGATGAAGGGTTTTGGATCGGGTAGCTAA
- the lpxD gene encoding UDP-3-O-(3-hydroxymyristoyl)glucosamine N-acyltransferase has translation MQFTAKQISDFLSGTVEGDETITVSELSKIEEGKKGALCFLSNRKYENFIYSTNASVVIVGLDFVPSQPISCTLVKVKDPYSAFSVLLEKYNEVLNETAQKTGIEQPSFVHPSAKIGKNVFIGAFSYIDANVEIGDNTKILQQIHIGTDSKIGSGCTFHPGVKIYNRSVIGNGVVIHSNTVIGSDGFGFAPQPDGTYTKIAQIGNVVIENDVEIGANTAIDRATMGSTFIRKGSKLDNLIQIAHNVEIGEHTVVAAQAGISGSSKVGERSVVGGQVGIAGHLSLARGTQIGAQAGINSNITEENKQWHGTPAQPLRDWMRASVLFKHLPGIEKRITKLEAEITAKLQS, from the coding sequence ATGCAATTTACTGCCAAGCAGATAAGCGACTTTTTAAGTGGAACAGTTGAAGGCGATGAAACTATCACAGTTTCAGAGCTTTCGAAAATAGAAGAAGGGAAAAAAGGGGCCTTATGTTTTCTATCTAACCGGAAATACGAGAACTTCATCTATTCAACGAACGCATCTGTCGTTATCGTTGGGTTAGATTTTGTTCCTTCACAACCTATCAGCTGTACGCTGGTGAAGGTGAAGGACCCATATAGTGCTTTTTCTGTTTTACTGGAAAAGTATAATGAGGTCTTGAATGAGACTGCTCAAAAAACAGGTATTGAACAACCTTCTTTTGTTCATCCTTCAGCAAAAATTGGTAAGAATGTGTTTATAGGAGCTTTTTCTTATATCGATGCGAATGTTGAAATTGGAGACAATACAAAGATTTTACAGCAAATACATATTGGAACAGATTCAAAAATAGGCTCAGGGTGTACTTTTCATCCCGGAGTTAAAATTTATAACCGTTCTGTCATTGGAAATGGGGTCGTTATCCATTCTAATACAGTAATTGGCAGTGATGGATTTGGATTTGCCCCTCAGCCCGATGGTACCTATACTAAAATTGCACAGATAGGGAATGTCGTGATTGAAAATGATGTTGAAATCGGTGCCAATACGGCAATTGACAGAGCAACAATGGGCTCTACTTTTATTAGAAAAGGCTCAAAACTGGATAATCTGATTCAGATTGCACACAATGTAGAAATTGGAGAGCATACGGTTGTAGCTGCTCAGGCAGGAATTTCCGGAAGCAGTAAGGTCGGTGAAAGATCAGTTGTTGGCGGTCAGGTTGGAATTGCAGGGCATTTATCGTTAGCCAGAGGCACACAAATTGGCGCACAGGCTGGAATTAATTCCAATATTACAGAAGAGAATAAACAATGGCACGGCACGCCTGCGCAGCCGCTCAGAGACTGGATGCGTGCATCTGTGTTGTTCAAGCATTTGCCGGGAATAGAAAAACGGATTACAAAATTAGAGGCTGAAATTACAGCAAAACTCCAGTCATAG